The segment TCCATAGATGATTCCTAAGTTGATGATGTCCAAATCATTTGAATCTGGAGGAACAATGTAGTATCACAGATAAAACCTTCATCCTACCTCTTGTCCCAAACATCATACTTTCCCTTCAGAAAAAATATGCTGTCCTGGGCagacatgaaaaacaaacatgtttactgtgtatgtgtaaatagccgGGCCATTTCTCGCCAATAGTCACATCCAGTGCAACTCTGCACTGGAGACTAAGAGTGTGGTTCGTAAGTACGATCTGTAAAATAACTGGGATGAATTCCCGTGTATAACTGTGTAAATAGGTTTGTTAACTAAAAtgtactttaagaaaaaaatctgtcaataaatgattgataaattgacaaaaagaaatataatttcactCAGCATTTGTTGTGTTCTACGCGCAGACATATGACTTAGGTTGTCTCGTCCGACTCTGAGCCATTCTTCTGCCTGTATCTGCAGGCCTTTGACTCCTCGATTTCAGCTGCGTTAATTGAGCTTGTGACCACACTGGCAGAGCCAGTGtcaggggacagggagagggaaaatAGTCCGGAAGAATGTGTGTAACACATTTGtaattgtttgtgtccttcctgagagTAATTATTGGATATTCATCATGTTCTTCAGTTTGGACCAGAACGTGATGGGGCGTTCATTGCCCATGCCCCCAAGCTGTGTGGTGGACGGCTCTAGGGGGCACGGCACCTCAGCCTCTACTGTGGATGGTTCCACGTCATAATCCTTGCTACCATCATCCTCCTTGCTACATTCAGTCTTCATGGGGCCTGCCAAGTCTGAAGTGGTGTCAGCAGCAGGGGGCTCGGTGTCTCCCTGCATCTTGTCCTGGCATGTCACGACTTTACCTGCAAGCTGCAACAGCAACTCCTGCAGCTcctgcttcttcttttgtttctccagggACAGTAGATCGACTTGCTCCCATTTCTCTTGATGCAGGGTCTCCAGGGTTTCTATCTGCTCTCTGCAGGCAATGAGGGAGTTTTCGATGGCGGCGATGTGCTCTGACAGCCGGCTGCATCGCTGTTGCAGGCCATCTGCTGCACTCTGGAAGTCCACCTTGTCAGGCAGGTCGGGGCTGAAGCAGATTTGCAGCTCCCTCTTGGGCACCTGTgtgtcctgcttcctcttcccaaacaggCCGTGGGTCCTCGTCCTGGGGAAGAGGCCCTCCTgctccagcttggtctggcactgggctcccaggttggccaggcacctgcagcgggcctgctgctccagcagctgctgGCGGAGTTTTACCTCTTTGGCTTCAGCAGCTGAGAGTGCATTTTGATAAAAATCCCTCATTACTTGAGGGCTCTCTACATCGTCAGGGACGGTCACGTCGAGTGGGGTTGCCTCCTCCCCGCTTTCTTCCGCATCACTCACTCCTTGGCCTTCTGGAGGGGAACCCAGGACGCTCAGCTTGGCCTGCAGTTGCTCGTTCTGCTGCCATGCTGCTTCCAGGCATTGGAGAGTGTCCTGCAACTGTTCCCTTTCTGTCTGGGCCAGCAACGTGCTCTGTATttgctcctgcttcagctgctccagcagctgggtctgcCTCTGCAGGTGCTCCTGCAGGGCCTCCTTTTCTGAGCTCAGCTGCCGATTGGAGGCTGTGTGCTGATCGCAGGTGGCTCTGAGTTCCTGCAGCTGTGTCCGGTATTGGCcctgcagctcctgcagctcctgagcTTCCTGGCTCGCTCTCTTCGCCACCTCTTTCCATTTCTGGAAATCCTTCTCCTGctgctccagcttctcctgcagctgTTTCTTCAGGATTTGCTCTGCGCTCAGGGCGCTGGCGAGCTCCTCCTTCTCAGCGCTCAGCCGGTAGGCAGCGTCgtgcagctgggccagctggtCTTGCATCTCTCTGtcttgcacatgtgtgcatgtcgcGGTCTCCGTGTCCCGATCCTTGGCAGGCCTAGGAATGGCTTCCTCGGCTGCCTGTTCCAGTCTCCACAGCCGCTCCtgttgctccaggttctggagacggAGGCTGTGGTTTTCCTGCAGTTGAGATTGCAGCTGTTGCTTCAGGTCCTTTAACTCGTCCTGCATCTGCAAGGCCTGGGTCTGCAGCTGCTGCGCAGCCTGAGCTGGTCCTGCAGGGGGCTGCAGCTCTGCCAGGTGTTCTCTAACCTCCTCCAGGTTGACctccagctccaacacctgcctctccccttgctctctctcctctgtctgttgCTTCATCCCTTGGGATGGCTGCTGGACCATGTCCTCCCACAGGGCACTCTCCCTCCTCAGGGACATGGCAACGTTGTCCCTTTCTGACCTCATGGTCTTCACCACCCTTCTCAGGTTGTCCACTTGCCGTTTCAGCACTGCCCGCTCCTCTGATGCCTTTTGCAGCTTCTGAATTCTGCTCTGCATGTTGAGCTTTTGGGTCCAGAGGACTTCCAGTTTCCTTTGTAATTCGCTGTTGATTTCCTCCAAATCAGAAATTCTGCTCTTCTCCTGGTCTTCCAGGAGctggagcttctttttttgaGTGTCAACCCGTTGGGTGGTGACTGGGGACAATGCTATCTCTTGCTGTCCAACATGCTGCTGTGCAGCCCGCTGGTGGCGTGGTGGGTGGTGACTAAATGAGCCTTCCTGCTCCCTTAGTTTCTCCTTAACCACCAGCTGGATGCGAGCCAGGGCACAGCGTAAATTGGGTTCTTCAGAAACCAACATCTGTATGGCTAGCTTGTGAGCTTCCAATTCTGTTTGCAGTGCCTCGTTCTCTTGGGCTCTCCTGCAATTCTCTCTTCGGTGTTCATGCTgcaggtgtttcttttctttcttcagttggtGGAGCTCACTGGAGAGCTGTTGGTTTCGTAACTTTCTGGAGTGCAGGGTAAGCAGCAGGTGTTGGTAGTGCCTCTGCAGCTcctcggtgttcttgggagcTGTGAGACTCTCCACCCTGGAGGAAGGTCTCCAGCTGCACAAAGGCAGGACAGGCTCAGGGGAGGCGTGCTTTTTGGCAGTAGGCTCAGTTGATTGACCATACCCAGTGGTGTTTCTCTTGGGATGATCGCCCTTGATCGgtttcttctttgtgttcaatTGTGCAGGTGCACTTGCAGGACAATTCTGCTGGTTTTCTTGCCGTCGTTGATTTGCTGCAGCTGTTTCATTTTCTCTCGATTGTTCAGACCTTCGAGCCCTGGGGCAGCAGGCAAGACAGAATCGCCACATTCCCAGGCGGTCTGaaatctacaatctacaatctacaaactacaatctacaatctacaatctacaatcaTTAACAATGTCGTTTTCTCACTATACCCCTTAACTCACTGATTTTCGCTGACACCActcggccacctccacctccctcaACGGCTGGGAGTGGTGTAAGCCAACAGAGGGAATACCAGGGCTATTAGGCAGCAGAGGATATGGGTGTGGCCCCAAGTCTGGCATCCCATTGGTCAGAGAAAAGTGTGAAATAACAGAGGGTGTGGCCAGAAACTTGTGATCCAGGCACAATGGGTGGAGTCCTGATGAGAGCTGCTCCTGCAGCCCTATCCACATCTAACTCTGTCCAGGGTAGTTATGGGCAAGAGTGGGACTTGCTACAGCTGGGTAGGTGCTCAGTTTTACCTGTACCTTTCCTAGCTTCCCTCACACAACAACTGTGGCCACCCAGGCTTTCAATTGTCTTCCAGGAAGTGGCATCAAGAAACACAACCTGTCCAAATTATAATTGTTCTCATTCCGTGCAGAAGTAGCTCTGTTCTAACCACATTTGGTGACATTTGTATTGTGATCAGGGAGTCACTGAGTTTGCTGAATTCTTGATATAACCTGCTCTTGCAGTCCCTGAGGAACTGGACAGCTCAGAGCCATCACAGGTCCAGGGCTCCTCTGCATGAGTGTTTCCCATGTTGCTTAAGCAGGCCTTGCCTAGTGCAGCACACCTGGTCTAGTGATCTCAGAggaatcagaaagacaaatgggagaaatgagaatgtccTGCTTCTGTCAAGGAGTATGTGACATCTACACCAACACCAAGAGTAATGTGCACTTAACTGAAAACAAATCTAACCAAGTCAACTACCCAGCCACTTCCTAATGATGTTGTGTCCACAATCCAGTGTAATGCCTTGACAGCACGAAAATCCATGGGGGCATGGGTAAAGGGGGAAAAGGAGTTTTATTTAAGAACCCCCAAACCAGAACCAGCACAGCCTCCACCTCCAAACCCAGGCCTGTGGGTgattaccttgtcctgggctaagtACCCAGAACTTAGAACTGAGAACCAAGAGCAGCCTCTGCCTCCAAACTCCAACAGGATCAACCTCCAAACTTCCATAACTCTGAAGGTGCTAGTTCCTCTGATTTCTCTTTCCTGCATGCCTGGGCTCTTCTtatgcctctcccctctctgcaGGCCTACTGGAGGCCTCAAGGCTTCTCTGCAGGCTTCCTTGAGGCCTTAAGGCTCTACACATACCTAGGGTTCTCCCCATAGGAGCCTTGGCAGGCTCAAGTACCGCTCTGCCCAGCTCCTGTGCTCCATTCTTCTGGCAGCCACCTCCTGctgcttccttccatccttcttttttttaattttatttatttatttcaaatttttattatcaaactgatgtacagagaggttacaatttcatacgttaggcattggatacatcacttgtactgtttgttacctcgtccctggtaacctcccaccctcctcctcctttccctttccccccatgaggtattcagttcacctacaccaaacagctttgcaagtattgcttttgtagtttaccctgtgcctctcaattttggtattccctttcaatttcctagttctaataccagtatagacggtttccaatatactcagataagattactgagataggcaagtcacagcagaggatcacaagagcccaatagctatacccttatgatctcataagatgatgctaagtgaaatgaactccatgtatggaaacgattggtatatcacagttgtaactactttcaaggtcccatgtgtatctgtagctactattattgacgatgttcttgtattaccttcccgAGGTTGTACCTTCCATCCTTCTTCACCTCACACAAACCACCTCTGTTCCTCTCTACATACACACTGCCCGCTCCcatggcctccccccccccatatacCCACTCACATCCACCCACACACAGTGGCTGCCTCCCCTTGAATGCACGTCTAATAAATAGACCTCCACATCTTGCTCCAATGGCTCTGATGCCCCCACCTCAAGCTGGTTATCACGTTCCCCACTGTTTTTCATGTCTAATCAAATCATTAATTTGATTCTTATTTTGGGCCAGAGGGGAGTCCCCCAATCCCAATCAAGCAGGAAAGGTACAGCAAGTCCAGCAGATAGTATCAGGCTGCCTGTACAaaggtctgggcagaaaagctacaATAACACATTAAGAACAAGGATGGGGAATCGGAAGAAAAAATCATGTCCCTGTTGACCACATTAATTAATGCTTGGTAAGTCTTATCTCTAGGGGATTTTCTGAATATCTCTGAAGAGTCCATCTTCAGACATCTGTTGGATGTTTTCCCCCTGCCTTTTTCACATGAGAGTGACGTATCTCCTGTTATTTTCCTGTACCTTCAATACCTGACTGTGTAGTTAGCACTGCTGAGTAAGGTCCTTGCCCCTTGGgttccaattcaggagcatgatgCCTTTTTACCCAAACTAGCTGTCCAGGCAAGAAATAGTGGGTGGAGTTTTTTTTCAGGGGGCCAGTGGTCCTTGGGCACCGAAGGAGAGGCATGTGAAAGAACACCTTTTCAAACCTGCAGTTACTGTACAAGGTTATGATTAGGCATTTCTGTTAATACAGGTTCCCCAAGTTTAGGAAGCAAGAGAATAGTCTCCCACAAATTATtccaaaagggagggagggagtccttTAACACAAGGGGTGCATCTTGCTTGAAGCAGTGCAAAGCGGAGGAGGCTTCCCCAGTCCTTGCCAGTCTCAGACATTAAAGGTTCCTTTAAGATCCTTTCCAGCTCTTCTGAACAAGATAAAAGTTCCAGTTAACTCTTAGGGCCTTAGATAATATTTGAGTATCTTGAGTCCTGAAGGCCTGGCCATTGTCATCCCCAGTGCTATGGGTAAGCTAAATCGAGGCATTGTTTCATGAAATAATTATTACACTTTTGCCTGAATGGTTTCAGTATTCATCAGGAATGACTCAGCCCAGCTTGAAAAATTGTCGACTAGTACTAACAGATACTGATACCCATATTTTCCAGGCTTTACCTCCCTGAAGTTCACTTTTGAGATCTCCTCAGGTGAGGTTCCTCATATACATGCCCTCTCCACATGTTCCTCTTTGCAGCATTTTAACCCACTGGTTTTCAAGACAGTTTTAGGCAGTGGCCCAGAGCAATTTAgatagagacaaagaaggcttgaGCCTGTGACCATTTTCCCCAAGTGCGGTCTCCACACTTGCACACTTGCTACCACTATTTCTcatgcctctttctttttttcccttattttattaattaaattttgttggccaagtgttgtgcaaaaggagtacagttacttaataatgcagtgagtacatttcttgtgatatcttacaccctcgtttttctttctctttcctagatcaggtaggcacatAGACAATATCCAGAGATACACATATTTCTGAGCATAAGGATACATGAATCTAAATATGAACTGGGGCGCAATGTAAGCTTTACTGCAATTTTTAGAGATAATCCCCAAACAGCAAACATCTCTACAAAGATTGAATTTGTACTTCTGCACTAAAAAGAGAATACCATATGCATTTCATAGAATTTCTTATCTAAGGCAtggttttggaaatttttttcaagAGTAATAAACATGAGTGTGCGACAAAGTAAGTTTTCTGCACCAGCCTTTATATTGTGCATTTGGAGTTTCTCTCAAGTCTGTGGTCAAAATCTCATAATAGGTGGGAACTGCAGAGGagtcaagaatctggattgggataTTTTGATTCCAATAGATCTTGTAAGAGACTTCAACCTATTTGATCCATTGTTATTTTGATGTTGCTGCTGTTTTGAGGTGCATCTTATATGGCTTGAAATGTTgtcaaagaaaatgataaatttgggaaattttctgtaataataatttccattttgttttcattttcaatacTATGAAattttctctctcatacacacacaaatacacaagctTTCATGCACTCATAGTTTCGTATTTGACTCAATTGCATCCACATTGCTTaagcaaagagaataaaaaaagaaatctgtggaAGTTAAATATGAAACAAATATTCCATAGaccttttaaaatgtgttatcAAGTGATCGGTGTAGAGGTAAGAAGCTGGCGCCAAGAAAAATGCCTAAAGAGCTTTGCCAAGGCCCCAGATGCTCCTACTGCTAAATTATCTCTTGCAGTTCGGCACCAACCTTTTACAATGGGCACGCCCACCGGTGCCTTGCATACAGCATTGCCTTATGGTTTCAAACGAATTATTTAAAAAAGCTGGCTTCATATTCAAAAGTACATTCTCTGTGTACATTTACTTTCGTACCCAAGAGAATCAATATTTTTTGACAAGGCatgaatggtaaaataaaatgtgtgaaatAGACTTGCTGAAAATAAATACTTAATctgataaaaagaagaagaagaagaagaagaagaagaagaagaagaagaagaagaagaagaagaagaagaagaccatcCATTCATGCCAGCTCTTGATAACACTGCCTATGTTTTTCATTAACTAAGACCCTTTTGGAAAATTGGCCTGCAAGATGCTAATAAATAGgtgaaaaattaaaactcaatCATTTGGTGCCTAAAATATTGATATGCAATTTATTCTGTacccaaaaatcaaaacaaaaatgtgcaTTTCAAACTTGTAGTCTACGTGTTTTAATATTTCCTGAATGTAGACCGAGACAAATACATTTAGCACAAGGAAGTGGGCATTTGTGTCATTGATTTGTACATAACTGAATGTATGTTGGTGTATTTTAAACAGTTAATATTCATTGTATTATCCTTTGACTTTCTACAAATAGTATTCTGAGGTGTGTTACATGCATGAGAATAATTCCCACCAAAGTTATTGAATTTAAGAGATTTCTCAGTGTTTCAGGGAAAGTTTAAACAATCACTTTAGTTTTGATTTTCTAGTAGGCTATTAATTTTCTAAATGTGTGAATAATCTTTCAAAATATtggcttttatatttttccaaagaTAGGAAAAGTTTAGGACTACTTCTTTTATTTCCAGATCTTATTTTCACGCATGTAATGGAGAACCACACCAAGTAAAGGAAAGAGCTGGAATGAATCACAACAATAGTGCAGATGGCTCAGACAAAATCAAACAGAGGAAATACTCTGTCTTGTGTTTCCTGAGGACTAACATGTGTGAAGCAGTTCTGTTCTACTCTTCctaccttcctctccctctccctttccttctctctccctctctcttcctctgtctctctgtttgtttctctctgtctgcctctcgCTCTCTCAGTACACTTCATGGGCTTTTTTTCAGGAAATCCTGGCAATACAACTTTTCAAGTATGTCTGAACCCAGGAGATACtcccatttagaaaaaaaaaagtcacacatgcTATCATGCACCCTTTGTAATACTACATATTTTCCTACTTGTTTTTAGTCTAATTTTCTTGTGATTGGTTTGTTATCCACTGTCATGTAAATGAAGGTGACTTATCTCCTGAATAATGTATTTCTATAATGCTGTAAATTTGGACCTATGTAACAACATATTCTAGAATGGTTCATATGACATAAACTTGGATACACACTGATAGCATTTAAAGTTAGGAAACATAAACCTCCTTGCAAATATTTAGATTTGCTTTTATCTCCAAACACACCATATGTTTTTCAAACACTGTAAATGTCCCCGCAGATTTCTTCTGCCCTGGGTGATTTCCATCTGAGTAACATTCTTgttcttaggaaaaaaataaaaataagataagaaagcaaaatatataagtaaaatacAGAATTAGCAACTAGGAAGTATCTGAGTTGAAGATACATCTGCTGAACATTTCCTTATTATCAAAAAGAACACACGTAGCAAGTGTGTGAGCAAGGCTCATACCGACTCCACCAAGGGACCAAATGATCACATCTTCCCATTGCTTTTGGGTTTAAGAGAGGAGATGACCAACTCTGTCCAGATGTCATCAGATTCCCACACTTGTTTCTTGGCAAAACACTCATCAAACCAACAGGTAGGGTCACtagacatttcttcttcttttgatctTTAATGTAAGCTAGAGTTTTGTGTTCTTTATCAAATACGATGCTTGACATTGCCGATAAACTATTCTCCACTTGATGGggagcagagaagagagagagagagagagagagagagagagagagagagagagagagagagagagagagagtcttgttttctaaggaacaaacaaacaatatcTCTTGTCTTAAGTAAAATGCTGAGAGATATAGGAGAGTTTCTACAATTGTATAGCACTTCATACCAGAGGTTGTCAAAGAAGCACAACCTCATCATATCTACAGCTTATATTCCCAGTCAGAGAGAACGGTAATGACACACAGAGAACAGATTGGCTGCAGCTGCCATTGCTCTGTGTGGGTGATATCATGAGAGTTCTCCACCTGAGGCTGCCGGATTCTTGATGGC is part of the Perognathus longimembris pacificus isolate PPM17 unplaced genomic scaffold, ASM2315922v1 HiC_scaffold_5102, whole genome shotgun sequence genome and harbors:
- the LOC125345014 gene encoding golgin subfamily A member 2-like, which encodes MWIGLQEQLSSGLHPLCLDHKFLATPSVISHFSLTNGMPDLGPHPYPLLPNSPGIPSVGLHHSQPLREVEVAEWCQRKSISDRLGMWRFCLACCPRARRSEQSRENETAAANQRRQENQQNCPASAPAQLNTKKKPIKGDHPKRNTTGYGQSTEPTAKKHASPEPVLPLCSWRPSSRVESLTAPKNTEELQRHYQHLLLTLHSRKLRNQQLSSELHQLKKEKKHLQHEHRRENCRRAQENEALQTELEAHKLAIQMLVSEEPNLRCALARIQLVVKEKLREQEGSFSHHPPRHQRAAQQHVGQQEIALSPVTTQRVDTQKKKLQLLEDQEKSRISDLEEINSELQRKLEVLWTQKLNMQSRIQKLQKASEERAVLKRQVDNLRRVVKTMRSERDNVAMSLRRESALWEDMVREHLAELQPPAGPAQAAQQLQTQALQMQDELKDLKQQLQSQLQENHSLRLQNLEQQERLWRLEQAAEEAIPRPAKDRDTETATCTHVQDREMQDQLAQLHDAAYRLSAEKEELASALSAEQILKKQLQEKLEQQEKDFQKWKEVAKRASQEAQELQELQGQYRTQLQELRATCDQHTASNRQLSSEKEALQEHLQRQTQLLEQLKQEQIQSTLLAQTEREQLQDTLQCLEAAWQQNEQLQAKLSVLGSPPEGQGVSDAEESGEEATPLDVTVPDDVESPQVMRDFYQNALSAAEAKEVKLRQQLLEQQRKQDTQVPKRELQICFSPDLPDKVDFQSAADGLQQRCSRLSEHIAAIENSLIACREQIETLETLHQEKWEQVDLLSLEKQKKKQELQELLLQLAGKVVTCQDKMQGDTEPPAADTTSDLAGPMKTECSKEDDGSKDYDVEPSTVEAEVPCPLEPSTTQLGGMGNERPITFWSKLKNMMNIQ